The Primulina tabacum isolate GXHZ01 chromosome 16, ASM2559414v2, whole genome shotgun sequence genome window below encodes:
- the LOC142529557 gene encoding calcium-dependent protein kinase 8-like, with amino-acid sequence MGNCCVTPGFSKKIKKNKPNPYSIDYGGNYGSKDTTKLLVLKDPTGHNVTDKYDLGRELGRGEFGITYLCTDLETGEKFACKSISKKKLRTAVDIEDVRREVEIMKHMPKHPNIVTLKDTYEDDSAINIVMELCEGGELFDRIVARGHYTERAAAAVMKTIIEVVQMCHRHGVMHRDLKPENFLFANNKETSPLKAIDFGLSVFFKHGERFNEIVGSPYYMAPEVLKRNYGPEVDVWSAGVILYILLCGVPPFWAETEQGVAQAIIRSVIDFKRDPWPKVSDNAKDLVKKMLDPDPNQRLTARQVHEHPWLQNAKKAPNVSLGETVKARLKQFSVMNKLKKRALRVVAEHLSVEEVAGIKEAFDMMDSQKKGKVDLKELIVGLQKLGYQIPDDDLHILVEAADVDGDGTLDYREFVAVSVHLKKMANDEHLHKAFSYFDQNESGYIEIEELRDALSDENDENDEEVTIAVMHDVDTDKDGRISYQEFATMMKAGTDWRKASRQYSRERFNSLSLKLMRDGSLNLTNEGR; translated from the exons ATGGGAAATTGCTGCGTGACTCCTGGTTTTTCCAAGAAGATAAAGAAGAATAAACCGAACCCGTATTCGATTGATTATGGGGGGAATTATGGATCTAAGGATACGACCAAGCTACTTGTGTTGAAAGATCCTACTGGGCATAACGTAACTGACAAATACGATCTTGGCCGCGAGCTTGGTAGGGGTGAATTTGGAATCACATATCTGTGCACTGATTTGGAGACGGGAGAGAAATTTGCCTGCAAGTCTATATCGAAGAAGAAGCTTAGAACTGCCGTTGATATTGAGGATGTTAGAAGGGAGGTTGAAATCATGAAGCATATGCCTAAGCACCCAAATATTGTGACCTTGAAGGACACTTATGAAGATGATAGTGCCATAAATATAGTAATGGAGTTGTGTGAAGGAGGTGAACTGTTTGATCGAATTGTGGCGAGGGGGCATTACACGGAGCGAGCAGCTGCAGCTGTCATGAAGACCATTATAGAAGTTGTTCAG ATGTGCCACCGACACGGAGTGATGCATCGTGATCTCAAACCagaaaattttctttttgcaaACAATAAAGAAACATCTCCCTTAAAAGCAATTGACTTTGGATTGTCAGTATTTTTCAAACATG GTGAGCGATTTAATGAGATTGTTGGAAGTCCTTACTACATGGCTCCAGAGGTTCTGAAACGCAACTACGGCCCAGAGGTTGACGTTTGGAGCGCTGGAGTTATCCTATATATTCTTCTTTGTGGTGTTCCTCCTTTCTGGGCAG AAACTGAGCAAGGGGTGGCACAAGCAATTATTAGATCTGTAATTGACTTTAAAAGAGATCCTTGGCCTAAAGTATCCGACAATGCAAAGGATCTTGTAAAGAAAATGCTTGATCCTGATCCTAACCAGCGCCTAACAGCTCGTCAAGTACATG AGCATCCGTGGTTACAGAATGCAAAGAAGGCACCTAATGTTTCACTGGGAGAGACAGTCAAAGCAAGGCTCAAACAATTTTCCGTGATGAATAAGCTCAAAAAACGAGCTCTAAGG GTTGTGGCTGAGCACTTGTCTGTGGAGGAAGTGGCTGGAATTAAGGAAGCATTTGATATGATGGACTCTCAAAAGAAGGGTAAAGTCGACCTCAAAGAACTTATAGTTGGTCTGCAAAAGCTTGGTTATCAGATACCTGATGATGATCTTCATATTCTAGTGGAAGCT GCGGATGTTGATGGAGATGGAACTTTGGACTATCGAGAGTTCGTTGCCGTGTCCGTACACCTCAAGAAAATGGCCAATGACGAACATTTACACAAAGCTTTTTCGTATTTTGATCAGAATGAGAGCGGATACATAGAGATTGAAGAGCTCCGGGATGCTTtgagtgatgaaaatgatgagaaTGATGAAGAAGTTACAATCGCTGTCATGCATGATGTCGACACAGATAAG GATGGGCGTATAAGTTACCAAGAATTTGCTACGATGATGAAAGCCGGTACTGACTGGCGAAAAGCATCCAGACAATATTCTCGCGAGAGATTCAATAGTCTTAGCTTGAAGTTAATGAGGGATGGTTCTCTAAATTTGACAAACGAGGGTCGATGA